One window from the genome of Periophthalmus magnuspinnatus isolate fPerMag1 chromosome 18, fPerMag1.2.pri, whole genome shotgun sequence encodes:
- the LOC117386641 gene encoding dickkopf-related protein 2-like: METSTKSVMQLQITLLALCLLLLSVASLVAEARAKLNSIRTIILRDSFVLPVNRSIWEPSLDFTMYQCMSDLECREGSYCHSSPKGGAHSRCHSCRRRKRRCHRDGMCCPGNHCSNNICVANADSYVSQRIPDSDGGMSSLASKKSWRRRGRGDMKGSAGKGQVGDPCLRSTDCSDGLCCARHFWTRICKPVLREGQVCTKQRRKGTHGLELFQRCSCGNGLTCRTLKDAKTQPASSLLAAVAANSKLASSFSASTRHSSPHTSLLSASRATSSSTVAKTRLHVCQRE, from the exons TCAtgcagctgcagatcacgctccTGGCTCTGTGTCTCCTGCTCTTGTCCGTCGCTTCTCTTGTGGCTGAGGCGCGCGCCAAACTGAACTCCATCCGGACCATCATCCTCCGGGACAGCTTCGTTTTACCCGTGAACCGGAGCATCTGGGAGCCGAGCCTGGACTTCACG ATGTACCAGTGCATGAGTGACCTGGAGTGTCGGGAGGGGAGCTACTGTCACTCTTCGCCCAAAGGTGGCGCTCACTCACGGTGCCACAGCTGTCGCCGCCGGAAACGCCGTTGCCATAGGGACGGGATGTGCTGCCCCGGCAACCACTGCAGCAACA ATATCTGTGTGGCAAACGCAGACAGTTACGTATCCCAGAGAATTCCCGACTCGGATGGCGGCATGAGCTCACTGGCCTCCAAAAAATCCTGGAGgcgacgaggaagaggagacatGAAGGGGAGCGCTGGGAAAG GTCAAGTCGGCGACCCCTGCTTACGCTCGACCGACTGCTCTGACGGACTCTGCTGCGCTCGCCATTTTTGGACCCGAATCTGCAAACCAGTTTTACGAGAAGGTCAAGTCTGCACCAAACAGCGACGCAAAGGAACGCACGGTCTCGAACTCTTCCAACGATGTTCATGCGGCAACGGGCTAACCTGTCGCACGCTAAAAGACGCCAAAACGCAACCCGCTAGCTCTCTGTTAGCAGCTGTGGCGGCCAACTCCAAGCTAGCGTCGTCGTTTTCCGCTTCTACGAGGCACTCGTCGCCGCACACGTCGCTGCTGTCCGCCTCCAGAGCGACGTCTTCTTCGACTGTGGCTAAAACGAGACTTCACGTTTGTCAAAGAGAGTGA